The following proteins come from a genomic window of Trifolium pratense cultivar HEN17-A07 linkage group LG4, ARS_RC_1.1, whole genome shotgun sequence:
- the LOC123919684 gene encoding histidine kinase 2 isoform X1, with product MSVNGRVSGSNGRLSSSKMKSWKGNESLHVSNSSTTCRWKLFLFWVFGVVFIGSVWFIFSSFNSKHLSNESACEKSTETLLQRYNVSRKQLNALVSLFSGSDQILSNCIDERRLQMLLSSGIINTPPQSLCPKNQELQKERRYVAEFIEQCPILDDFVHTRLGLSFPWKTYVTLDSPLLSNWFNVLFCGKVLLGPYWNYTINLSSLVKGCCWVLIGIILFHKLCGFCLLRKSQKQKKVVKKHPAAQQKRIQHSMHGHSKASGRWRKKLLVIFLLLGIFGSGCLFWYMSSDIAQRRVEMLATMCDERARMLQDQFNVSMNHVHALAILVSTFHHGKHPSAVDQNIFGKYTESSAFERPLTSGVAYALKVLHSDRVHFEKQHGWTIKNMEAENEALVQDCIPENLDPAPIQDEYAPVIFAQETVSHIVSIDMMSGKEDRENILRARASGKGVLTSPFKLLKSNHLGVVLTFAVYNSELPPDATPDQRIEATAGYLGASYDVPSLVDKLLHQLASKQTIVVNVYDTTNASAPITMYGTDVIDTGLLHISGLDFGDPLRKHEMHCRFKHRPRLPWTPIYVSVGVFAITFLLGHIFHAAINQIAKVEDDYRQMRELLVRAEAADVAKSQFLATVSHEIRTPMNGVLGMLQMLMDTDLDDSQMDFAQTAHTSGKDLISVINEVLYQAKIEAGKLELETVAFHPQAILDEVLSLFSEKANEKGIELAVYASNQVPQVVIGDPKRFRQIIANLVGNSLKFTHDKGHVFVSIHLAKEVKNPLDITDAVLREGLMNQDISERTCNNTLSGFPVGNRWKSWENFKKLKLMDESETIQLLVTVEDTGIGIPTDAQSRIFTPFMQADSSTSRTYGGTGIGLSISKCLVDLMGGEIGFVSEPKIGSTFSFTGNFRKGETKSLDEKWQQKYNPFVSEFRCLKALVIDRRKIRAAVTRYHLQRLGMSVDVNSSLQAACFCLSDTCKSSMSKQLAMILIDKDSWDNECSILYAIKKQRQNGIKEDTLNFPKIFLLANDLSHSERNELKSAGIIDDILMKPLWLSVLIQYYREKVFKLENLLIQKRILVVDDNAVNRKVAEGVLRKYGAVVTCVDGGKAALKMLKPPHNFDACFMDLQMPEMDGFEVTRQIRYMENEVNEKITGGEALAEMFGNVSYWHIPILAMTADVTQSSNEECKKCGMDDYVSKPFEEDQLYMAVTRVFNFGS from the exons ATGTCTGTGAATGGAAGAGTTTCTGGTTCAAATGGAAGATTATCATCATCAAAAATGAAGTCTTGGAAAGGAAATGAGTCTTTGCATGTGTCTAATTCTAGTACAACATGTAGGTGGAAACTGTTTCTGTTTTGggtttttggtgttgtttttaTAGGGAGTGTTTGGTTTATCTTTAGTAGTTTCAATAGTAAGCATTTGAGTAATGAATCAGCTTGTGAAAAGAGTACAGAAACATTGCTACAACGTTACAATGTCAGTAGGAAACAGCTTAATGCTTTGGTTTCATTGTTCTCTGGATCAGATCAG ATTTTGTCGAATTGTATTGATGAAAGAAGACTTCAAATGCTGTTAAGCAGTGGCATAATCAACACTCCTCCACAGTCTCTGTGTCCAAAGAATCAGGAGCTACAAAAGGAGCGTAGATATGTTGCAGAATTTATAGAACAATGTCCAATTCTTGATGATTTTGTTCACACAAGGCTTGGATTATCATTCCCTTGGAAAACATATGTAACATTGGACTCTCCACTTTTGTCCAATTGGTTTAATGTTTTGTTCTGTGGAAAG GTGCTGTTGGGTCCTTATTGGAATTATACTATCAATTTATCTAGTTTAGTTAAAGGATGCTGTTGGGTCCTTATTGGAATTATACTGTTCCACAAGTTGTGTGGCTTCTGTTTACTACGAAAGAGTCAAAAGCAGAAGAAGGTAGTTAAGAAGCATCCAGCTGCTCAACAAAAGCGGATTCAACATTCTATGCACGGTCATTCAAAGGCTTCTGGGAGGTGGAGAAAAAAGTTGCTAGTTATTTTTCTGTTACTTGGAATCTTTGGTTCTGGATGTTTATTTTGGTACATGAGTTCAGACATTGCGCAAAGAAGAGTAGAAATGCTTGCCACTATGTGCGATGAGCGAGCCCGAATGCTGCAAGATCAATTTAATGTGAGCATGAACCATGTCCATGCTCTCGCTATTCTTGTGTCTACATTTCACCATGGTAAACATCCTTCCGCAGTTGACCAG aatatttttggaaaatataccGAGAGTTCAGCATTTGAGAGACCACTTACTAGTGGTGTTGCTTATGCTTTGAAAGTTCTGCATTCTGATAGGGTGCATTTTGAGAAGCAGCACGGATGGACAATTAAGAATATGGAAGCCGAGAACGAGGCACTAGTTCAAGATTGTATTCCAGAAAACTTGGATCCGGCGCCCATTCAAGATGAATACGCACCAGTCATATTTGCTCAAGAAACAGTTTCTCATATTGTATCTATTGACATGATGTCAGGGAAG GAGGATCGCGAGAATATTTTGCGAGCAAGGGCATCCGGAAAGGGTGTTCTGACGTCCCCTTTTAAACTACTGAAGTCCAATCACCTAGGTGTTGTACTTACATTTGCTGTCTATAACTCTGAACTTCCTCCAGATGCTACACCCGATCAGCGTATTGAAGCTACTGCAGG GTATCTTGGTGCATCTTATGATGTTCCATCACTCGTGGACAAACTTCTTCACCAACTTGCCAGCAAGCAAACCATTGTTGTCAATGTTTACGACACAACTAATGCATCTGCACCTATTACAATGTATGGTACTGATGTTATTGATACTGGCTTACTACACATAAGTGGTCTAGATTTTGGGGATCCGCTACGAAAACATGAGATGCACTGCAG GTTCAAGCATAGGCCTCGATTACCTTGGACACCAATATATGTATCTGTGGGGGTATTTGCTATTACCTTTCTTCTGGGACATATATTTCATGCAGCGATAAATCAAATAGCTAAAGTGGAGGATGACTATCGTCAAATGAGAGAGCTCTTAGTTCGTGCTGAAGCTGCCGATGTCGCAAAATCTCAG TTTCTTGCGACAGTTTCACATGAGATCAGGACTCCAATGAATGGTGTTTTAGGTATGCTGCAAATGTTGATGGACACTGACCTTGATGACAGTCAGATGGATTTTGCCCAAACTGCTCACACGAGTGGTAAAGATCTTATATCGGTCATTAACGAAGTTCTATATCAAGCTAAGATTGAGGCAGGCAAACTTGAACTTGAAACTGTAGCTTTTCATCCACAAGCTATTCTAGATGAAGTTCTATCACTTTTCTCTGAAAAGGCCAATGAAAAAGGAATTGAG TTGGCTGTTTATGCATCCAACCAAGTACCTCAAGTTGTCATTGGCGATCCTAAACGCTTCAGGCAAATCATTGCCAATCTTGTTGGCAATTCACTTAAG TTCACTCACGATAAAGGACATGTTTTTGTCTCGATTCATCTGGCAAAAGAAGTGAAGAATCCCCTTGATATCACAGATGCAGTGCTAAGAGAAGGCTTAATGAATCAGGACATATCAGAAAGAACATGTAATAATACATTGAGTGGATTTCCTGTAGGCAACAGATGGAAAAGCtgggaaaattttaaaaagttaaaattgatGGATGAGTCCGAAACTATTCAACTACTTGTAACTGTTGAGGACACTGGTATAGGAATTCCTACCGATGCACAAAGCCGCATATTCACACCTTTCATGCAGGCTGATAGTTCCACATCCAGAACATACGGTGGAACTGGAATAGGATTAAGCATTAGTAAATGTCTAGTTGACCTCATGGGAGGAGAAATTGGATTTGTAAGCGAGCCTAAAATCGGAAGTACTTTTTCATTCACTGGAAATTTCAGAAAAGGAGAAACCAAATCTCTGGATGAAAAGTGGCAGCAGAAGTATAATCCTTTTGTCTCCGAGTTCCGATGTTTGAAAGCATTAGTAATAGATAGAAGAAAAATCCGTGCCGCGGTTACAAGATATCACCTGCAAAGGTTAGGGATGTCTGTGGATGTTAATTCCAGTCTTCAAGCTGCATGCTTTTGTCTATCTGATACTTGCAAGtcaag TATGTCAAAGCAGTTGGCCATGATTCTTATCGACAAGGATTCCTGGGACAACGAATGTAGTATCTTATATGCAATCAAGAAACAAAGACAAAATGGCATCAAAGAGGACACATTAAACTTTCCAAAGATTTTTCTCCTGGCCAACGATCTTAGCCATAGTGAACGTAACGAGTTGAAGTCGGCTGGTATCATAGATGATATACTAATGAAGCCTCTTTGGCTAAGTGTTCTGATTCAGTACTACAGAGAGAAAGTATTCAAACTTGAAAATTTATTAATACAGAAACGGATTTTGGTGGTTGATGATAATGCAGTAAACAGAAAAGTTGCTGAAGGTGTTCTTCGGAAATATGGGGCAGTAGTTACATGTGTTGACGGGGGTAAGGCTGCTCTAAAGATGCTCAAACCACCACATAATTTTGATGCTTGTTTCATGGATCTTCAAATGCCGGAAATGGACGG TTTTGAGGTCACGAGGCAAATCCGCTATATGGAGAACGAGGTAAATGAAAAAATCACTGGTGGGGAAGCATTGGCGGAGATGTTTGGGAATGTTTCTTATTGGCACATTCCAATACTAGCTATGACAGCTGATGTAACTCAATCATCGAACGAAGAATGCAAAAAATGTGGGATGGATGACTACGTGTCAAAGCCATTTGAAGAAGATCAACTCTATATGGCAGTCACACGTGTTTTCAATTTCGGTTCATAG
- the LOC123919684 gene encoding histidine kinase 2 isoform X2: MSVNGRVSGSNGRLSSSKMKSWKGNESLHVSNSSTTCRWKLFLFWVFGVVFIGSVWFIFSSFNSKHLSNESACEKSTETLLQRYNVSRKQLNALVSLFSGSDQILSNCIDERRLQMLLSSGIINTPPQSLCPKNQELQKERRYVAEFIEQCPILDDFVHTRLGLSFPWKTYVTLFCGKVLLGPYWNYTINLSSLVKGCCWVLIGIILFHKLCGFCLLRKSQKQKKVVKKHPAAQQKRIQHSMHGHSKASGRWRKKLLVIFLLLGIFGSGCLFWYMSSDIAQRRVEMLATMCDERARMLQDQFNVSMNHVHALAILVSTFHHGKHPSAVDQNIFGKYTESSAFERPLTSGVAYALKVLHSDRVHFEKQHGWTIKNMEAENEALVQDCIPENLDPAPIQDEYAPVIFAQETVSHIVSIDMMSGKEDRENILRARASGKGVLTSPFKLLKSNHLGVVLTFAVYNSELPPDATPDQRIEATAGYLGASYDVPSLVDKLLHQLASKQTIVVNVYDTTNASAPITMYGTDVIDTGLLHISGLDFGDPLRKHEMHCRFKHRPRLPWTPIYVSVGVFAITFLLGHIFHAAINQIAKVEDDYRQMRELLVRAEAADVAKSQFLATVSHEIRTPMNGVLGMLQMLMDTDLDDSQMDFAQTAHTSGKDLISVINEVLYQAKIEAGKLELETVAFHPQAILDEVLSLFSEKANEKGIELAVYASNQVPQVVIGDPKRFRQIIANLVGNSLKFTHDKGHVFVSIHLAKEVKNPLDITDAVLREGLMNQDISERTCNNTLSGFPVGNRWKSWENFKKLKLMDESETIQLLVTVEDTGIGIPTDAQSRIFTPFMQADSSTSRTYGGTGIGLSISKCLVDLMGGEIGFVSEPKIGSTFSFTGNFRKGETKSLDEKWQQKYNPFVSEFRCLKALVIDRRKIRAAVTRYHLQRLGMSVDVNSSLQAACFCLSDTCKSSMSKQLAMILIDKDSWDNECSILYAIKKQRQNGIKEDTLNFPKIFLLANDLSHSERNELKSAGIIDDILMKPLWLSVLIQYYREKVFKLENLLIQKRILVVDDNAVNRKVAEGVLRKYGAVVTCVDGGKAALKMLKPPHNFDACFMDLQMPEMDGFEVTRQIRYMENEVNEKITGGEALAEMFGNVSYWHIPILAMTADVTQSSNEECKKCGMDDYVSKPFEEDQLYMAVTRVFNFGS; this comes from the exons ATGTCTGTGAATGGAAGAGTTTCTGGTTCAAATGGAAGATTATCATCATCAAAAATGAAGTCTTGGAAAGGAAATGAGTCTTTGCATGTGTCTAATTCTAGTACAACATGTAGGTGGAAACTGTTTCTGTTTTGggtttttggtgttgtttttaTAGGGAGTGTTTGGTTTATCTTTAGTAGTTTCAATAGTAAGCATTTGAGTAATGAATCAGCTTGTGAAAAGAGTACAGAAACATTGCTACAACGTTACAATGTCAGTAGGAAACAGCTTAATGCTTTGGTTTCATTGTTCTCTGGATCAGATCAG ATTTTGTCGAATTGTATTGATGAAAGAAGACTTCAAATGCTGTTAAGCAGTGGCATAATCAACACTCCTCCACAGTCTCTGTGTCCAAAGAATCAGGAGCTACAAAAGGAGCGTAGATATGTTGCAGAATTTATAGAACAATGTCCAATTCTTGATGATTTTGTTCACACAAGGCTTGGATTATCATTCCCTTGGAAAACATATGTAACA TTGTTCTGTGGAAAG GTGCTGTTGGGTCCTTATTGGAATTATACTATCAATTTATCTAGTTTAGTTAAAGGATGCTGTTGGGTCCTTATTGGAATTATACTGTTCCACAAGTTGTGTGGCTTCTGTTTACTACGAAAGAGTCAAAAGCAGAAGAAGGTAGTTAAGAAGCATCCAGCTGCTCAACAAAAGCGGATTCAACATTCTATGCACGGTCATTCAAAGGCTTCTGGGAGGTGGAGAAAAAAGTTGCTAGTTATTTTTCTGTTACTTGGAATCTTTGGTTCTGGATGTTTATTTTGGTACATGAGTTCAGACATTGCGCAAAGAAGAGTAGAAATGCTTGCCACTATGTGCGATGAGCGAGCCCGAATGCTGCAAGATCAATTTAATGTGAGCATGAACCATGTCCATGCTCTCGCTATTCTTGTGTCTACATTTCACCATGGTAAACATCCTTCCGCAGTTGACCAG aatatttttggaaaatataccGAGAGTTCAGCATTTGAGAGACCACTTACTAGTGGTGTTGCTTATGCTTTGAAAGTTCTGCATTCTGATAGGGTGCATTTTGAGAAGCAGCACGGATGGACAATTAAGAATATGGAAGCCGAGAACGAGGCACTAGTTCAAGATTGTATTCCAGAAAACTTGGATCCGGCGCCCATTCAAGATGAATACGCACCAGTCATATTTGCTCAAGAAACAGTTTCTCATATTGTATCTATTGACATGATGTCAGGGAAG GAGGATCGCGAGAATATTTTGCGAGCAAGGGCATCCGGAAAGGGTGTTCTGACGTCCCCTTTTAAACTACTGAAGTCCAATCACCTAGGTGTTGTACTTACATTTGCTGTCTATAACTCTGAACTTCCTCCAGATGCTACACCCGATCAGCGTATTGAAGCTACTGCAGG GTATCTTGGTGCATCTTATGATGTTCCATCACTCGTGGACAAACTTCTTCACCAACTTGCCAGCAAGCAAACCATTGTTGTCAATGTTTACGACACAACTAATGCATCTGCACCTATTACAATGTATGGTACTGATGTTATTGATACTGGCTTACTACACATAAGTGGTCTAGATTTTGGGGATCCGCTACGAAAACATGAGATGCACTGCAG GTTCAAGCATAGGCCTCGATTACCTTGGACACCAATATATGTATCTGTGGGGGTATTTGCTATTACCTTTCTTCTGGGACATATATTTCATGCAGCGATAAATCAAATAGCTAAAGTGGAGGATGACTATCGTCAAATGAGAGAGCTCTTAGTTCGTGCTGAAGCTGCCGATGTCGCAAAATCTCAG TTTCTTGCGACAGTTTCACATGAGATCAGGACTCCAATGAATGGTGTTTTAGGTATGCTGCAAATGTTGATGGACACTGACCTTGATGACAGTCAGATGGATTTTGCCCAAACTGCTCACACGAGTGGTAAAGATCTTATATCGGTCATTAACGAAGTTCTATATCAAGCTAAGATTGAGGCAGGCAAACTTGAACTTGAAACTGTAGCTTTTCATCCACAAGCTATTCTAGATGAAGTTCTATCACTTTTCTCTGAAAAGGCCAATGAAAAAGGAATTGAG TTGGCTGTTTATGCATCCAACCAAGTACCTCAAGTTGTCATTGGCGATCCTAAACGCTTCAGGCAAATCATTGCCAATCTTGTTGGCAATTCACTTAAG TTCACTCACGATAAAGGACATGTTTTTGTCTCGATTCATCTGGCAAAAGAAGTGAAGAATCCCCTTGATATCACAGATGCAGTGCTAAGAGAAGGCTTAATGAATCAGGACATATCAGAAAGAACATGTAATAATACATTGAGTGGATTTCCTGTAGGCAACAGATGGAAAAGCtgggaaaattttaaaaagttaaaattgatGGATGAGTCCGAAACTATTCAACTACTTGTAACTGTTGAGGACACTGGTATAGGAATTCCTACCGATGCACAAAGCCGCATATTCACACCTTTCATGCAGGCTGATAGTTCCACATCCAGAACATACGGTGGAACTGGAATAGGATTAAGCATTAGTAAATGTCTAGTTGACCTCATGGGAGGAGAAATTGGATTTGTAAGCGAGCCTAAAATCGGAAGTACTTTTTCATTCACTGGAAATTTCAGAAAAGGAGAAACCAAATCTCTGGATGAAAAGTGGCAGCAGAAGTATAATCCTTTTGTCTCCGAGTTCCGATGTTTGAAAGCATTAGTAATAGATAGAAGAAAAATCCGTGCCGCGGTTACAAGATATCACCTGCAAAGGTTAGGGATGTCTGTGGATGTTAATTCCAGTCTTCAAGCTGCATGCTTTTGTCTATCTGATACTTGCAAGtcaag TATGTCAAAGCAGTTGGCCATGATTCTTATCGACAAGGATTCCTGGGACAACGAATGTAGTATCTTATATGCAATCAAGAAACAAAGACAAAATGGCATCAAAGAGGACACATTAAACTTTCCAAAGATTTTTCTCCTGGCCAACGATCTTAGCCATAGTGAACGTAACGAGTTGAAGTCGGCTGGTATCATAGATGATATACTAATGAAGCCTCTTTGGCTAAGTGTTCTGATTCAGTACTACAGAGAGAAAGTATTCAAACTTGAAAATTTATTAATACAGAAACGGATTTTGGTGGTTGATGATAATGCAGTAAACAGAAAAGTTGCTGAAGGTGTTCTTCGGAAATATGGGGCAGTAGTTACATGTGTTGACGGGGGTAAGGCTGCTCTAAAGATGCTCAAACCACCACATAATTTTGATGCTTGTTTCATGGATCTTCAAATGCCGGAAATGGACGG TTTTGAGGTCACGAGGCAAATCCGCTATATGGAGAACGAGGTAAATGAAAAAATCACTGGTGGGGAAGCATTGGCGGAGATGTTTGGGAATGTTTCTTATTGGCACATTCCAATACTAGCTATGACAGCTGATGTAACTCAATCATCGAACGAAGAATGCAAAAAATGTGGGATGGATGACTACGTGTCAAAGCCATTTGAAGAAGATCAACTCTATATGGCAGTCACACGTGTTTTCAATTTCGGTTCATAG
- the LOC123919685 gene encoding glucan endo-1,3-beta-glucosidase 4, whose protein sequence is MAISMFKLMFPLLFLSLIVPKTANAEFELWCVADEQTTDSDLQAALNWACGKGGADCRKIQQDQPCYFPNTLKDHASYAFNSYFQKFKNKGGSCYFRGAAITTEVDPSHGSCHYDFFP, encoded by the exons ATGGCAATATCCATGTTCAAGTTAATGTTTCCTCTACTATTCCTATCCTTGATTGTTCCAAAAACTG CAAACGCCGAATTCGAGCTATGGTGTGTAGCAGATGAACAAACCACTGACTCTGATTTGCAGGCTGCCTTGAATTGGGCTTGTGGTAAAGGAGGTGCAGATTGTAGAAAAATTCAACAGGACCAACCATGCTATTTTCCAAACACATTGAAAGACCATGCTTCTTATGCCTTCAACAGTTACTTTCAGAAGTTCAAGAATAAAGGTGGTTCCTGTTATTTTAGAGGTGCTGCTATTACAACAGAAGTTGATCCTA GTCATGGTTCTTGTCACTATGACTTCTTCCCATGA